From the Microplitis mediator isolate UGA2020A chromosome 6, iyMicMedi2.1, whole genome shotgun sequence genome, one window contains:
- the LOC130669878 gene encoding gamma-tubulin complex component 3 homolog, translated as MSVSEAETVADLVQKLIISVCGQQQKPEIIRRLMRYSLGLLSSIQGVESFCQDEITIANEIKSKLSSRDCNHFDKLHNDIKDKSLKNKVGTLLFLLNMSNQSNQVKDKFSFHDMRLGLSLAPSTSVDRQSNSQAQIVSLNTPDYSSCPEKTTKENNSSKIFINQHNISENVLVQDLIYSFQGIEGKILKLDSNYGFQLDSSVEINRSHKQSVLRLSELGYLHNVVRKGLERMSMAGAGRVADSFVASFHKELSEYYRFIAIIQEQVNRANSNNSSNSNSNSNNNNNNSSNSSSSNCMRGIDGGETVTLSHLHLWAFDPLENFKWLGIIVRACQNEKGGALASAVYEFSHHGDPKVKKLVHRILSSVCEPLYNMLIRWINDGELDDPFQEFFIEARTDVTGDRMWHEKYHVRDNMLPTFIPKSQAKKILGTGKSINFLRQVCKDSTAIYSRHADMLIDNTDKSNVEAFFNMDPDGPLQMMMDAAYKENSTRVVEMLTKQCQLIDHLQGIKGYLLLGQGHFIQHLMHLIEPELAKPANSLYPHNLSSILETAIRATCTKAEDLDVQRRLDVRLLTPSDKETGWDVFILDYNVDGPIGTILEPCRQTYRTIFFSLWRAKRMESILSTIWKHQITSAKILRKMPEILPIQKHIHLITSSMVHLVHQMQYYFLFEVIECSWEVFAKNLRQAASLDDIIIAHNNFVESVRHGTLLDENSQELMNHLRSVYGPILDLENLEETFLARATQEYEARVSSNKFIEITSEKTKSWGKTNSIDAESTERQNAFTKYLTTLSRQLRVLSRTYQDRVKKFLLMLASAEDVSLQLLSVRLDFNEHYKSEDSSLVAPLTYQHRRQGDKSFSASK; from the exons atgagtgTAAGTGAAGCTGAAACTGTTGCTGATCtggtacaaaaattaattatttcagtaTGCGGCCAGCAACAAAAGCCAG AAATTATAAGGCGGTTAATGAGATACTCTTTGGGTCTATTGTCATCTATTCAAGGTGTTGAGTCATTTTGTCAAGATGAAATTACTATTGCCAATGAAATTAAAAGCAAGTTGTCATCCAGGGACTGTAATCATTTTGACAAGCTTCACAATGATATCAAAGAtaag tcactaaaaaacaaagtaggaacattgttatttttattaaatatgagcAATCAATCAAATCAAGTTAAAGATAAGTTTTCATTCCATGACATGAGATTAGGACTTTCTTTAGCACCTTCTACGAgtg TTGATAGACAATCAAACTCGCAAGCACAGATAGTATCATTAAATACACCAGATTATTCAAGTTGTCCCGAGAAAAcaacaaaagaaaataactCGAGCaagatatttattaatcaacatAATATATCTGAAAATGTTTTAGTAcaagatttaatttattcgtttcAAGGTATTGAAGggaaaattcttaaattagaTTCAAATTATGGATTTCAATTGGACTCAAGTGTTGAAATAAACAGATCACATAAACAAAGTGTACTGAGATTAAGTGAATTAGGTTATTTACATAATGTTGTAAGAAAAGGATTAGAAAGAATGTCAATGGCTGGGGCGGGAAGAGTTGCTGATAGCTTTGTTGCTTCTTTTCATAAAGAATTATCTGAGTATTATAGATTTATTGCTATAATACAAGAGCAAGTTAATAGAGCAAACagtaataatagtagtaatagtaatagtaatagtaataataataataataatagtagtaatagtagtagtagtaattGTATGAGAGGAATTGATGGTGGTGAGACAGTGACGCTTTCTCATCTTCATTTATGGGCATTTGATCCACTTGAAAATTTCAAGTGGTTGGGAATAATTGTCAGAGCATGCCAAAATGAAAAAGGTGGAGCTTTAGCATCTGCAGTATATGAATTTAGTCATCATGGTGAtcccaaagttaaaaaattagtacatCGAATATTGTCAAGTGTTTGTGAACCACTTTATAATATGTTGATTCGTTGGATAAATGATGGTGAGTTAGATGATCcttttcaagaattttttattgaagcaAGAACTGATGTTACGGGTGATAGAATGTGGCATGAAAAATATCATGTAAGAGACAATATGTTACCAACATTTATTCCTAAATCACaagctaaaaaaattcttggtaccggaaaaagtattaattttttaagacaagTATGTAAAGACTCGACCGCTATTTACAGTCGTCATGCTGATATGCTAATTGATAATACAGATAAATCTAATGTAGAAGCATTTTTTAATATGGATCCTGATGGTCCACTTCAGATGATGATGGACGCTGCttataaagaaaattcaaCCAGAGTAGTTGAAATGTTGACAAAACAGTGTCAACTTATTGATCATTTACAAGGTATAAAAGGATATCTTTTGCTCGGTCAGGGTCATTTTATTCAGCATTTAATGCACTTGATAGAACCAGAATTAGCTAAACCAGCAAATTCACTCTATCCCcataatttatcatcaatatTAGAAACAGCTATTCGGGCAACATGTACCAAAGCTGAAGATCTTGATGTTCAACGGCGACTTGACGTAAGATTATTGACACCTTCTGATAAAGAAACTGGCTGGGATGTATTTATTCTTGATTATAATGTCGATGGACCTATTGGAACC ataTTGGAGCCATGCAGACAGACTTatagaacaatatttttttcattgtggCGAGCAAAACGGATGGAATCAATTTTATCGACAATATGGAAACATCAAATAACATCagcaaaaatattaagaaaaatgccTGAAATATTGCCAATTCAAAAgcatattcatttaataacaAGTAGTATGGTACATTTGGTACATCAAATgcagtattattttttatttgaagttATTGAATGTTCATGGGAAGTATTTGCTAAAAATTTACGACAAGCAGCATCACTTGATGACATTATTATTGcacataataattttgttgaatCAGTAAGACATGGAACACTATTGGATGAAAATTCTCAGGAGCTTATGAATCATTTACGTTCTGTTTATGGGCCGATATTGGATCTTGAAAATTTAGAGGAAACATTTCTTGCCCGAGCAACACAAGAGTATGAGGCTCGAGTCagtagtaataaatttattgaaataacaagtgagaaaacaaaaagttgggGTAAAACAAACTCAATAGACGCTGAAAGTACTGAAAGACAGAATGCCTTTACAAAATATCTTACGACACTTTCAAGACAACTTAGAGTTTTGTCACGAACATATCAAgatcgtgtaaaaaaatttcttcttatGCTTGCCTCTGCTGAAGATGTTTCTCTTCAATTACTCAGCGTAAGGCTTGATTTTAATGAGCATTATAAAAGTGAAGACAGCAGTCTTGTAGCACCTCTTACCTATCAACATCGTCGACAAGGCGACAAAAGTTTTTCAGCATCAAAGTGa